The following coding sequences are from one Diospyros lotus cultivar Yz01 chromosome 7, ASM1463336v1, whole genome shotgun sequence window:
- the LOC127806561 gene encoding small polypeptide DEVIL 6-like: MKMNSTSMGGSKRRISSSRGLGGALREQRTRLYIIRRCVVMLLCWHD, encoded by the coding sequence ATGAAGATGAACAGCACAAGCATGGGGGGATCCAAGAGGAGGATTTCATCCAGTAGAGGTCTTGGAGGAGCGCTTAGAGAGCAAAGAACCAGGCTTTACATTATAAGGAGATGTGTTGTCATGCTTCTCTGCTGGCAtgattga